The following is a genomic window from Babesia bovis T2Bo chromosome 4 map unlocalized Chr4_1, whole genome shotgun sequence.
ACCTTCGGTGTTAGTGAATCCGCTCTAATATCGAATATACCACGGGGAGGCGGGATAACATCAACACGACCCTGTCTCGTTCTACCACTTTCTACCATATCAAAACCTCATTTGAGCATTTCATAAATGGACATAGTTAAATAAGTtataaatatgtatttgaGTATTTAGAAACAACAGATTTCCGATGATTATtacaaatgtgtatatccGTTGGTAGACATGAATATCcataaaataaaatattaaGTTGGTAACTTTAATTTGTAATGATACTCACCGTTTACAGTGGTATAAGAAACGCTCTTTATCGTTTTGTATTGTGTATTGGTGATTTTTACATCACGTATGTATAGTCCGCTGAATGAATAGTTCGGTAAATCAAAATGGAGTGCCAATGGTGACAAGTGAGTTGAAACACCGGTGATGGATTTTGTCAATCTACAGTGAAATTCCATTGATAAGATCGTTTGACCATATACTTTACCGAGATGCCAGTGTACCATGTTTTCGGCAATCTTAATCTGGCATTGTCCAGCATTTGAGATGATCTCTACGTGAGATGCATTTATAGGTAGCGGTATGTCCATTCCAACATTTGTTGCAAACGTTTTCTTCGGAAAGTTTGTCTCCATACTGATGTGGTAATACAACACCTGACTACTTGCCTTTGTTAATATCGGAGTTATTACAAACGGAAGTTTAGTTTGATTCTCCGTGCGATATAATAAGAGCACAGTCATACCTGATGAAGGTGATACTGATATCCTTTTTTGACGAATCATCGATGAAATGTCAATGGATTTATCCACCTTAAAGTCGGTTAATGTGGTGGATATAAATGCTCCTGCGGGTGGTTGGAACTCTAAGTCGTTTATGGCCTCCAACTTCTTGCAATGGTTCATCGACGGCAACTTAATGAAATCGGTGTTTAATGTGATTTCCATAGACATATCATCTACGGTATACACATCCATAGTGATGCTCCCAGTAGTCTGGCATAGTGTTACCTCTCCCGCATATGAGAGACAACAATTAATACACTCGGTTACGCTAAATGCTACATCGTTCTTTCGAGTTAAAAGTTTGGGTGTTTTCCAAAATTTCATTTTCGGCGATACTTCAATGGAACTAGTGGGTGTAGCAGCTTCTTCGGAATGTCGTACTACACCAGATTTTAAATAGTGATTCACATCGACGCCATATCCTTCCAGATAACTTctaatgtgtaataatttCTTCTTGCATAAAGATAAACTGGATTCCCTGTGTGGTACTCCA
Proteins encoded in this region:
- a CDS encoding Adaptor complexes medium subunit family protein; protein product: MISSVFIVYHGSPLLYRAYREECTRQDAVLFAKNVYNKSLGPYKPIWQFGFTTYVSVEMGSFYIVASCNGNINAALIIQALCDIRTAIVRFMDFNINETSILNNLFLIHEILDIAIDAGYPQDFFINYITGVPHRESSLSLCKKKLLHIRSYLEGYGVDVNHYLKSGVVRHSEEAATPTSSIEVSPKMKFWKTPKLLTRKNDVAFSVTECINCCLSYAGEVTLCQTTGSITMDVYTVDDMSMEITLNTDFIKLPSMNHCKKLEAINDLEFQPPAGAFISTTLTDFKVDKSIDISSMIRQKRISVSPSSGMTVLLLYRTENQTKLPFVITPILTKASSQVLYYHISMETNFPKKTFATNVGMDIPLPINASHVEIISNAGQCQIKIAENMVHWHLGKVYGQTILSMEFHCRLTKSITGVSTHLSPLALHFDLPNYSFSGLYIRDVKITNTQYKTIKSVSYTTVNGEYHYKLKLPT